GTTCTTCAGACACTAAATACTCAAAATCTGGCACTTACATAGGTGGGGAAATCGTAAACCCTACTTCAAATTATATCATTTTAAAGAAAGATGATTTGCTAATAGATACTATTGCGCTTGATCAAAACAACAGATTTTCTTACAAATTAAAATCTGTTAAAAAAGGGCTATATAACATCTTTCATAATGAGCAACAACTTATTTATCTAGAACCCGGCGATAGTCTACTCCTACGTGTAAATACTTTTGAATTTGATGAGACCTTGACCTTTGGAGGTTATGGTGAAGCTGAAAATAATTTATTAATTCATTTTTTTCTTAGAAACGAAGATGAAAATGATTTGATGATTCGTGGTGATGTGTATCAAACAGATCCTGAAACCTTCAATCAAAATATTTTAAAACTGAAGCAAGAGCGGGAACAGCTTTTGGCTAATTTTATAGAGAAGAACAAAGTAAGTTCAGAATTTATTAAAATCGCTGAAGCTATTATTAAATACGATTTCTGCGCTCGCAAAGAAGTTTATCCTACCTCTCATTTTGGAGATGATCGCCTAAAATATATGGACTCTCTGGCGACAAGTTTTTACGACTGCAGAAAAGAAGTAGATTTTAATGATGCTTCGCTATTAAGTTTATTTTCATATCAGCGCTTTTTAATCAATTATTTCAATCAGGCTGCATATAGACAATACTATAAAACGGAACCTTATAACCCGCAATCGTTTACGCACAACTTGCATAAATTACGTCTCATAGAGACTAAAGTAAAAGATGAGCAGGTAGAGAGTTTTTTATTAACTCGTACTATAAAAAATTATTTAGCTAACAGTAATGATAAAAAAGGTGGCGAGACACTTTATGATATGTATATGCAGCGTATCGCATCTGACGATAATAAAGCAGAAATTAAAGCGCTGTATGAGGCAAATAAAAATATCGAAACTGGCAAACGTATCCCCGAAGAATGGGTCATTAACTCAAAACAAGATACTATTAGCCTAAGAAGCCTTATTAAGAAACCTACTTTCATTTTTTTCTGGTCTAATACAAAGAAATCGCAGGCTAAACGATCACAAGCTTTGGCAAAATCACTTATTCAAAAATATCCTGAATACACATATTTAGCCATTAATGTAAACGATAATTATCATGATTGGATAGACACTTCAAAACGTTATGATTTTGATTTGACTAAACAAATACAATTTGCAGATCGCTATAAGGAAATAGCAGATGATTTAGCGATTAATTCGCTTCTTAAAACTTTTATATTAGACCGAAAGGGTTTTATTATAAACGCACACGCCAACTTATACAGTTCTAATTTTGAAAATGAACTTTTAGAAGGTCTCAACAAATAAAAAAAATCAGGATTTAAAATAAATATCTTAACAAAAAAATCCTGCTCGATGAGCAGGATTTTTTTGATTAAATTAGAAACTATATTCCTAATTTCCTTTATTATAATCTGCTAAAAATTTCTCTAAACCACTATCAGTAAGTGGGTGTTTCAGCAATCCTTCAATTGCAGAAAGAGGTCCTGTCATTACATCAGATCCTAATTTAGCACAATCAATAACGTGCATTGTGTGACGTACAGAAGCTGCTAAAATTTGAGTTTCAAAAGCATAGTTATCATAGACCAAACGTATATCTGCTATTAATCCTAAACCATCTGTAGATATATCGTCTAAACGACCTATAAACGGAGACACATACGTTGCTCCTGCTTTTGCAGCCAATAATGCCTGACCCACAGAAAATACAAGTGTACAGTTTGTACGTATTCCTTTATCGCTAAAATATTTTAAAGCCTTAACACCATCCTTAATCATAGGAATCTTTACAACGATTTGCTCGTGCAAAGCGGCTAACTCTTCACCTTCTTTAATCATACCTTCAAGATCTGTTGAGATCACTTCGGCACTTACATCACCATCAACAAGGTTACATATATCTACATAATGCTTTAAAATATTATCTCT
The sequence above is a segment of the Leeuwenhoekiella sp. MAR_2009_132 genome. Coding sequences within it:
- a CDS encoding TlpA family protein disulfide reductase produces the protein MSFKLILASFSIALLLGCSSDTKYSKSGTYIGGEIVNPTSNYIILKKDDLLIDTIALDQNNRFSYKLKSVKKGLYNIFHNEQQLIYLEPGDSLLLRVNTFEFDETLTFGGYGEAENNLLIHFFLRNEDENDLMIRGDVYQTDPETFNQNILKLKQEREQLLANFIEKNKVSSEFIKIAEAIIKYDFCARKEVYPTSHFGDDRLKYMDSLATSFYDCRKEVDFNDASLLSLFSYQRFLINYFNQAAYRQYYKTEPYNPQSFTHNLHKLRLIETKVKDEQVESFLLTRTIKNYLANSNDKKGGETLYDMYMQRIASDDNKAEIKALYEANKNIETGKRIPEEWVINSKQDTISLRSLIKKPTFIFFWSNTKKSQAKRSQALAKSLIQKYPEYTYLAINVNDNYHDWIDTSKRYDFDLTKQIQFADRYKEIADDLAINSLLKTFILDRKGFIINAHANLYSSNFENELLEGLNK
- the fsa gene encoding fructose-6-phosphate aldolase translates to MKFFIDTANLDQIKEAQELGVLDGVTTNPSLMAKEGIKGRDNILKHYVDICNLVDGDVSAEVISTDLEGMIKEGEELAALHEQIVVKIPMIKDGVKALKYFSDKGIRTNCTLVFSVGQALLAAKAGATYVSPFIGRLDDISTDGLGLIADIRLVYDNYAFETQILAASVRHTMHVIDCAKLGSDVMTGPLSAIEGLLKHPLTDSGLEKFLADYNKGN